The window CAAATATTGATTAATTACAAAATGTACTCTAATCTTGTTCCTCCTTCTGGGAAAGGCAGAGAGCTGTTATTCTGGATTTACATTCAAGTAGATCACATCATCAGCTCCTCCAGTATCCAGGATTGCTTTCCCACTCCAGAAGTGGACCCAGGAGGAATATTGCTGGAGCAACAAAACTCAAATTATTTCCATCTCACACCCACAACCAGGGCTGTAATTCCATCACAGAACAAAGGTCAGGAGTCCTCCTCCTCTCGCATAATTCAGTTTTGACACCTTATCAGGATCAGAGGAGCTGGAGATTTTAACTCGGAGGCTGAAATCTTGCTTTGCAAGAGGCACTCAGTGCATCTTTACGAATCCCTGCCTCAGTATTGTGTAGGTATTCAACACAAGCCTGAAATCTGTAGTTCCTGACAAATTTATTTGCTAGTGGCAACTGATACTTGCCTGTGAAAAATGTGTGGTagtttctgctttaaataaatatcTGATTAGAGCTCAATTGGAAGGTGAGATGATTATATCTGGAACGAGGATTGAAATACCTGAACTcagcacacacagagaaagaaaatgaagacaacaccaaattcttttgaaacagtttctttttctcctgaatgttcaccagttttcaaaaaactacaaaaagctCAAGGACTGTAACAATATAGCACTTGAAAAAAAGGCTGCTGTGTACAAAAAGAagcatgcttttgttttggggttggagtgggtttttttatttatctgggttctttccttccttcagcaTAGCGTGAAAGAAGAAAGTACCAGTTTATTTAACAAGATAGCtcagaaaaataaggaagatcATGCTTTCCCTGTTACAAACGTCTACGAGAAGATGCATGCTTGAGGTCTGAAACACAAACAGACTGACACATTTTGTAGCATGCAGACTTTGTTGTACGACCCACACGGCacttcccttcccctgccccatgcTCAAAGATGTGGTCTGTGccatacattttgttttccctttagtttggttttttgttttctttttgtagtgagttatttgccttttttttcccttttttagttggttttttttttttttagccctaAATCCCAGGTAGCGGTATCCAAGGTAACAGCAGAAGAGTCCAGATCTGCACATTATCACTGTTTCTGCAAGTTTCATGCAAAACTTAAGCCATTTCTGCATGCAACACAATGCTGGTCATTTATTGTGCTTCATACAACTCTGGGGAGATTTCCCCATTCACCACGACAGAGTTTGTTGACTGGGAAGCACAGGTTTGCTTTCCCATGGACACAGACACATTAGAAGAACCTTCCCTCCCTTTCCACtcccctccagctgccccaAACACACGGGAATCTGCATCTCAGCACCAGGTCCAGACAGTTCACTTGCCTACAAAAGCCCGGTGGCTTCAGTAAAGTCCCATGATCGCAGCTCCCACATCCTTGGAAGGTCTTCGGTCCTTCACCAGAAAGTTAATCATGCTCTCCGACTTGATGAGCAAGTTGCAGCCCAAAAAGAAGATGCCAAATATCACAGTCAAGGAGAGGACGCAGAGGACAGCGATCTGCACCACCCGCGTGATGTAAAGGCTCCTCTCGTCAGGCGCCAGCACGGAGGAGCCGCCGTCGGACGCCAGCACCGAGCCGGTCCCGTTGCAGCAGGCCATGAGCATCCCCAAGCCCTGGGTCCTGTTGGGGTAAGCTCCCTGCTCTAGGAGAGTCTGGTTGAAAAATGATCCATTCATGGTCTATGCGTGATCCCAAATCTCCAGGGAAGGCAAGAGCTTGTTgtccccctgcccgcccctcACGTGCCAGGGCTCGGCGCCGCGGGACGACGGGCTCCAAGCCACCTCCTGCCCTTCTCACCACGCCTCGGATGGAGGGGAAACTTCCTCGAGACTGCGAGCAGGTGGGAAGCCAATTTGTGCAGCCGAGGGATGGCTCGCTCCCGGATCCCTCCTGGCACGGACAGCGTTAGTACCAGCCCCCGAACaagcaaaaagagagagagagaaaaggtgaAGGGGGCTCggggaagaggaaggcagcCGAGGATGGCCCCATGCCTCCTGCCCTCGCCACCGCCCCGAAGCGCAGGGCAGCGGGGtgctgcagccccttccccggggGCTCTCCCACGGGAGGGAGAGCTGGTTCCTCACGGCTGGGAGCTCCACGAATGCAAGTTCCAAGCTCAAGTCTTCACCGtgttcaaaggaaaaatcagcAACTCCACCCCCTTCCAGCCTCCCCCCAGGACCgccttcctccccctccacgCTCACCCAGGCTGCCCACCCCTTCCCCACGCGTGTGCAccccccctctgccctcccacGGGTGCCTGCACCCACTCCTGTGCCACCCCCGGCTGGGGGCTGACCCCTAAGGCCCTGCAGAGTGGCACCCAACTCACCCTTCCTCCCAGACCCCCAGCTGCTCCCAAAACCACGCCGCAAGGTGTGTGTCCGTCCTGGACTGCTGGcaggtccctgtccccccccacgcaggctcctggcaggtccctgtcccccccacgCAGGCTCCCGTGAGCCTCAGGCCAGCGCCGCTCCCGCTGATCCCCGCTCGCTGCTCTGTGCCACCCACTCCTTCTCAGAGCAGCACTGGCCCAATCCAGCCCGGTccacccccagctctgctcagtgATGCTTGTCCTGCGCTTCCAGATGAGAGCTGGGTC is drawn from Nyctibius grandis isolate bNycGra1 chromosome 26, bNycGra1.pri, whole genome shotgun sequence and contains these coding sequences:
- the LOC137673883 gene encoding reprimo-like protein; the encoded protein is MNGSFFNQTLLEQGAYPNRTQGLGMLMACCNGTGSVLASDGGSSVLAPDERSLYITRVVQIAVLCVLSLTVIFGIFFLGCNLLIKSESMINFLVKDRRPSKDVGAAIMGLY